The following are encoded in a window of Epilithonimonas zeae genomic DNA:
- a CDS encoding TonB-dependent siderophore receptor gives MRKNAVAIGLITLSVFGYGQEKKTDSLNVRTIEDVKLHKAGNPNKAKTFTTKSNLYVMENPQATAIVTHEIIEQQQAQQLSDVVRNINGMYITSARGGSQDSFGARGYTFGNENIYKNGARVNSGIFPEVSGMERVEVLKGGAAILYGNVAPGGILNMITKKPLFHQGGSVALSAGSWDNYKVALDFHDALSKSSAFRVNGAFEDKGSFRDNITSQKYYFNPSFLFNISDKTQLIVEGDYLKNYFTPDFGIGTLVLDTKTSRSVINDLLDIRKNAGVDFQYQNAQMATSTVTLNHQINNNWNLNVVGSYQNYTKDFFGNERMQWNFQPNNGSYLWNRSLTKTYNEQNYGSLQANLNGEFKTGQVKHKLLFGADADYLQSDSYTYFLQKQNGSWNNGALTYGTNGNNASGNVLLTDESTWASGYKPETSKQSLTRTPTRRAGVYLQDLVSITEKFKLLAGIRWSYLENMPVLKTNYQFDTQNFSKTSTAGKLSKNAFSPRVGLVYEWTESLMTFASYTNSFVPNTGNDINGQSLDPSIVDQWEVGFKKNLFSNTLAFNATAYQIDNSNLAQMAPFNSVGQVNTDTNIKELTGKTRSRGVEVDITGNPLPNLSVIAGYSYNHMTYLETPNTDGSFIEGERIVRTPMNTANASVFYTFDKYVKGLKIGATAFYTGNRYGGWNNLKDANGNQKTDRLIPMTDFTQVDFSVGYQYKKFLIQGKLANAFNVLNYNVHENYSVNPIMPRNFYVTLTYKL, from the coding sequence ATGAGAAAAAATGCTGTTGCAATAGGTCTTATTACTTTGTCTGTTTTTGGCTACGGTCAGGAAAAGAAAACAGATTCACTGAATGTAAGAACCATAGAAGATGTCAAGCTTCATAAAGCGGGAAATCCGAATAAGGCAAAAACTTTCACTACCAAGTCCAACCTTTACGTGATGGAAAATCCGCAGGCCACTGCTATTGTAACTCACGAAATCATCGAACAACAACAGGCACAGCAATTGTCGGATGTCGTACGAAACATCAACGGAATGTATATTACTTCTGCTAGAGGTGGTTCTCAGGATAGTTTCGGTGCAAGAGGTTACACTTTTGGCAACGAGAATATATATAAAAACGGTGCTCGTGTCAACAGCGGTATTTTTCCAGAAGTTTCGGGAATGGAAAGAGTGGAAGTTCTGAAAGGCGGTGCGGCCATTCTTTACGGAAATGTAGCACCCGGCGGAATCCTCAATATGATTACCAAAAAACCATTATTTCACCAAGGAGGAAGCGTTGCCTTGAGTGCGGGAAGTTGGGACAATTATAAAGTAGCTCTGGATTTCCACGATGCACTTTCAAAAAGTTCTGCGTTCCGTGTGAATGGTGCTTTTGAAGATAAAGGCAGTTTCCGTGATAATATAACGTCTCAAAAATATTACTTCAACCCAAGTTTTCTTTTCAATATCTCAGACAAAACGCAATTAATCGTTGAAGGTGACTATCTGAAAAATTATTTCACTCCGGACTTTGGAATTGGAACATTGGTTCTGGACACAAAAACTTCCAGGTCTGTGATCAACGATTTACTTGACATTCGTAAAAATGCTGGTGTTGATTTTCAGTATCAGAACGCACAAATGGCTACAAGCACGGTCACCTTGAATCATCAAATCAACAACAACTGGAACTTGAATGTTGTTGGTTCTTATCAGAATTATACCAAAGATTTTTTCGGGAATGAAAGAATGCAGTGGAATTTTCAGCCTAACAACGGTTCTTATCTTTGGAACAGAAGTTTGACCAAGACTTATAACGAACAAAACTACGGTTCTTTGCAAGCTAACTTAAACGGAGAATTCAAGACGGGACAAGTTAAACATAAACTACTTTTCGGTGCAGACGCTGACTATCTTCAGTCTGACAGTTATACCTATTTTCTACAAAAACAAAATGGAAGCTGGAACAATGGCGCTTTAACTTATGGAACCAACGGGAATAACGCCAGTGGAAACGTTCTTTTAACAGATGAATCTACTTGGGCTTCAGGTTACAAACCAGAAACATCAAAACAAAGTTTGACAAGAACACCAACAAGAAGAGCTGGCGTCTACCTTCAAGATTTGGTTTCCATAACCGAAAAATTCAAATTGCTGGCTGGAATCAGATGGTCTTATTTGGAGAATATGCCGGTTTTGAAAACTAATTATCAATTTGATACACAAAATTTCAGCAAAACATCTACAGCTGGTAAACTTAGTAAAAATGCCTTCTCACCAAGAGTTGGCTTAGTTTATGAATGGACAGAAAGCTTGATGACGTTTGCCAGTTACACCAATTCATTTGTTCCAAATACAGGAAATGACATTAATGGTCAATCGCTGGACCCGTCAATTGTAGACCAATGGGAAGTGGGTTTCAAGAAAAATCTGTTTTCAAACACTTTAGCTTTTAATGCCACAGCTTATCAAATTGACAACAGTAATCTTGCACAGATGGCACCATTCAACAGTGTGGGACAAGTGAATACGGACACTAACATCAAAGAACTTACAGGTAAAACTCGAAGCCGTGGTGTGGAAGTTGACATTACCGGTAATCCTTTACCAAATCTTTCTGTAATAGCAGGATATTCTTATAATCATATGACCTACCTCGAAACACCAAACACGGATGGAAGTTTTATTGAAGGCGAAAGAATTGTAAGAACACCAATGAACACTGCCAATGCATCAGTTTTCTACACTTTTGATAAATATGTTAAAGGTCTTAAGATTGGAGCGACAGCATTTTATACCGGAAATCGTTATGGTGGATGGAATAACTTGAAGGATGCAAATGGTAATCAAAAAACAGATAGACTAATACCAATGACTGATTTTACTCAAGTTGATTTCAGCGTAGGTTATCAGTACAAAAAGTTCCTTATCCAAGGGAAATTGGCTAATGCTTTCAATGTTTTAAATTATAATGTTCACGAGAACTACTCGGTAAACCCAATTATGCCAAGAAACTTTTATGTGACTTTGACATATAAACTTTAA
- a CDS encoding carboxypeptidase-like regulatory domain-containing protein has protein sequence MKKINFIFALFTFLTFQAQAISGTVISKDDNQPIPFAKIGIVNSSYGIQAGEDGKFQIKLDNVAKDKVVIVDVPGYKQFRSSVEDFVKQNPHNIYLYEKVTNIQEVFIAPKNYKEKNLGVNSKSKSIMFTPNMEKGNAVVEETAVEFSSNKKLKINKININFSRFESTTPIKVRYTIYDEKDGKPNNLILDNDIIATIGKDQLQDSTFSLDLKKEKIWLEGKFFVGIQFIGDSNGKVALSGALLRSGYYRSFYGAWQKIGMAAPAINIDVTVRK, from the coding sequence ATGAAAAAAATCAACTTTATCTTTGCATTATTCACATTTCTAACTTTTCAGGCGCAGGCTATTTCTGGAACTGTTATTTCTAAAGATGACAACCAACCTATTCCTTTTGCCAAGATTGGAATCGTTAATAGTAGCTATGGAATTCAGGCTGGTGAAGATGGGAAATTTCAAATTAAGCTTGATAATGTAGCGAAGGATAAAGTAGTTATTGTAGATGTTCCCGGATACAAACAGTTCAGAAGTTCTGTAGAAGATTTTGTAAAACAGAATCCCCATAATATCTATTTGTACGAAAAAGTCACTAATATCCAAGAAGTTTTCATCGCTCCGAAAAATTATAAAGAGAAGAATCTGGGTGTAAATAGTAAATCAAAATCGATAATGTTTACCCCAAATATGGAGAAAGGAAATGCTGTTGTGGAGGAAACTGCGGTAGAATTCAGTTCTAATAAAAAGTTGAAAATCAATAAAATCAATATCAATTTTTCCAGATTCGAATCTACCACGCCAATCAAAGTTCGCTACACGATTTACGACGAAAAAGATGGCAAACCGAATAATCTGATTTTGGATAATGATATTATTGCGACCATTGGCAAAGATCAATTGCAGGATTCAACATTTTCTTTGGATCTTAAAAAAGAAAAAATCTGGTTGGAGGGTAAATTCTTTGTTGGCATTCAGTTCATTGGCGATTCCAATGGGAAAGTTGCTTTGAGTGGTGCGCTTCTCAGATCCGGATATTACAGGTCTTTTTATGGCGCTTGGCAAAAAATTGGAATGGCCGCACCAGCGATTAACATTGATGTGACTGTGAGAAAGTAA
- a CDS encoding M14 family zinc carboxypeptidase produces the protein MKNNLLFLFLTCVCFTKLYSQSEQFSKIKIPYSSQQEFQKILEIAELDHFKGKKGHFVETIVSSEILEKLKSEKFQVKILDENVIETFHKKYLEEKNTSFKNFTPACNGTYSDPVNYRTGSMAGFLNYNEVFQDLTKMHTLYPNLITDKAPISTFKTAENRDIFLVKLSNNQINTPKKKLLFTALHHAREAGSMQQLIYFMWYLLENYASDPEIKTILDKTELYIVPIVNPDGFFYNWNTNPNGGGMWRKNRRNNGGSFGVDNNRNYDARWGTTGISTNPTSDTYCGPAPFSEPENQAIKWLCEQNQFIVAINNHTFSGLMLFPYGFDYDQPTPDHDIFTILGDEMVKKSGYINQLSSALYPTSGSSDDWMYDPTPQKPKIFAYTPENGFSFWDTPSQVSINNRGMLFSNLSILKSLYNYYTIEDKSNYNISGQTFTIDISARKIGLGTGTSAVTLVSNTPGINITNANSNIPDSAQGSSTNLSFSGNITESPNVGDLVSFSLKIDNGDFVQTIPISKIFGTSKVLLNDEGNTMDNWNKTGSWGITNAASSSSPSSITDSPNGNYANGSQTSITSKNSYNLTNVKAAWISFKTKWNIENGYDSAIFEVSDNGGSTWQTQCGEFTNLGSADQLINQPLYDGKSEGWKFEKISLSNYIGKNIKIRFRLIADQAVTEDGIYLDDIKLEVIENFLNVNETDKKSISIYPNPVKSVLSIISSENKKSFEIYALDGKLLKTGKINSNKIDVSNLNSGEYLLKLDNEKVIKFIKK, from the coding sequence ATGAAAAATAATTTACTTTTTCTATTTCTAACCTGCGTTTGTTTTACAAAACTTTATTCGCAATCGGAGCAATTTTCGAAAATCAAAATCCCTTACTCTTCTCAACAAGAATTTCAAAAAATATTGGAAATCGCTGAGTTGGATCATTTTAAAGGAAAAAAAGGTCATTTTGTAGAGACCATTGTTTCCAGCGAAATTCTTGAAAAATTGAAATCAGAAAAATTTCAAGTCAAAATTTTGGATGAAAACGTCATCGAAACTTTTCACAAAAAATATCTTGAAGAAAAAAATACATCATTCAAAAATTTTACTCCAGCTTGCAACGGTACCTATTCTGACCCTGTGAATTACAGAACTGGAAGTATGGCAGGTTTTCTTAATTATAATGAAGTTTTTCAGGATTTGACGAAAATGCATACGCTGTATCCCAATCTCATAACGGACAAAGCACCAATCAGTACTTTCAAGACCGCGGAAAACAGAGATATTTTCTTAGTAAAACTTAGCAATAATCAAATCAATACTCCAAAAAAGAAATTGCTTTTCACCGCACTTCACCACGCAAGAGAAGCCGGATCTATGCAACAATTGATTTACTTTATGTGGTATCTTTTGGAAAATTACGCTTCCGATCCTGAAATAAAAACGATTCTAGACAAGACGGAACTCTACATAGTTCCAATTGTAAATCCAGACGGATTTTTCTACAACTGGAACACAAATCCGAACGGTGGCGGAATGTGGAGAAAAAACAGAAGAAACAATGGAGGTTCTTTTGGTGTTGACAACAACAGAAATTATGATGCAAGATGGGGAACAACGGGAATTTCTACAAATCCAACTTCTGATACCTACTGTGGTCCAGCTCCTTTTTCCGAACCAGAAAACCAAGCTATAAAATGGCTTTGCGAACAGAATCAGTTTATTGTTGCCATCAACAATCATACTTTTTCTGGTTTGATGCTTTTCCCTTATGGTTTTGATTATGACCAACCAACGCCAGATCACGATATATTTACCATACTTGGCGATGAGATGGTAAAGAAAAGTGGCTATATCAATCAACTTTCTTCCGCGCTATATCCCACATCCGGATCATCTGACGATTGGATGTATGATCCTACTCCTCAAAAACCAAAAATATTTGCCTACACACCGGAAAATGGATTTAGTTTTTGGGATACGCCTTCTCAAGTGAGCATCAACAATAGAGGAATGTTATTTTCAAATCTTTCTATTTTGAAATCTTTGTACAATTATTATACTATCGAGGACAAAAGTAATTACAACATTTCTGGGCAGACTTTCACAATTGATATTTCTGCAAGAAAAATAGGACTCGGAACCGGCACATCTGCAGTGACATTGGTAAGTAATACACCGGGAATTAATATTACCAATGCCAATTCCAACATCCCAGATTCCGCACAAGGCTCTTCTACTAACTTATCTTTTTCTGGAAACATCACAGAATCTCCAAATGTTGGAGATCTGGTTTCTTTTAGTTTGAAAATTGACAATGGCGATTTTGTTCAAACCATTCCTATTTCAAAAATATTCGGGACTTCTAAAGTTTTATTAAATGACGAAGGAAACACAATGGACAATTGGAATAAAACAGGAAGTTGGGGAATTACCAATGCGGCATCTTCTTCGTCTCCAAGTTCTATCACAGACAGTCCAAATGGTAATTATGCCAATGGTTCTCAGACCTCTATCACATCAAAAAATTCTTACAATTTGACTAATGTAAAAGCTGCCTGGATCAGTTTCAAAACCAAATGGAACATAGAAAACGGATACGACTCCGCAATTTTTGAAGTTTCGGACAATGGCGGAAGCACTTGGCAAACGCAATGTGGAGAATTCACAAATCTTGGATCAGCCGATCAACTCATTAACCAACCTCTTTATGATGGAAAATCTGAAGGTTGGAAATTTGAAAAAATATCGCTTTCCAACTATATTGGAAAAAATATTAAGATTCGTTTTCGCCTGATTGCAGATCAAGCTGTTACAGAAGACGGAATCTATCTGGATGACATAAAGCTTGAAGTTATCGAGAATTTTTTAAATGTGAATGAAACTGATAAAAAAAGTATAAGCATCTATCCAAATCCTGTAAAATCTGTGCTTAGCATCATTTCATCAGAGAACAAAAAAAGTTTTGAAATATATGCTTTGGATGGTAAACTGCTGAAAACTGGAAAAATAAATTCAAATAAAATTGATGTTTCAAACCTGAATTCTGGAGAATATCTCCTCAAGCTAGATAATGAGAAAGTCATCAAATTCATCAAAAAATAA
- a CDS encoding TSUP family transporter → MTSKISLPVFINASTNKILIVGGGKLASEQLNDLMQNIPDANISVLAKRLSDDIKNLLLENTSVRIINEDFDDSYLEIADLFIVATEDSAQDQLIINKIKERKNLYFAPSLPSDQDFFFRGNNDSQERKSLFIINGEKKWRRIATVFFWAFVVLLIGNIVSFYIGFKDLQVAYQYLNHNTDERFFWLFLVGFLAQLIDGALGMGYGVTCTAALLYIGIPLPAISSSIHTAEMFSSGASGFSHYKFGNINKKLFKNILIPGVIGAVLGALLLSYFGEKYAGIIKPILATYTFILGIRILFNAFKKNKKRKKTKRVGWLAGAGGFLDSFGGGGWGPLVTSTLISKGKTPRYIIGTVSLTEFFVTFASALTFFSVIGISHWQLIAALILGGVLAAPIAAKLAGKLPLKAMFVGVGLMVIIWSLNVLLKALHFI, encoded by the coding sequence TTGACATCCAAAATTTCACTTCCGGTTTTTATCAATGCATCGACTAACAAAATCCTGATTGTCGGCGGTGGAAAGTTAGCTTCTGAACAGCTCAATGATTTGATGCAGAATATTCCGGATGCTAATATCAGCGTTCTTGCCAAGAGACTTTCTGATGATATCAAAAACCTGTTGCTGGAAAATACTTCGGTCAGGATTATTAATGAGGATTTTGATGATTCATATTTAGAAATTGCAGATTTGTTCATTGTGGCGACAGAAGATTCTGCTCAAGATCAATTGATAATTAATAAAATTAAAGAAAGAAAAAACTTATATTTCGCTCCAAGTCTCCCTTCTGATCAAGATTTTTTCTTTCGTGGAAATAATGATTCGCAAGAGAGGAAATCTCTTTTCATTATTAATGGCGAGAAGAAATGGCGAAGGATTGCAACTGTGTTTTTCTGGGCATTTGTCGTTTTGCTGATAGGAAATATAGTGTCATTTTATATCGGATTCAAAGATTTGCAAGTTGCTTATCAATATCTGAATCATAATACAGATGAACGATTTTTCTGGTTATTTTTGGTCGGATTTTTAGCACAATTGATTGATGGCGCATTAGGAATGGGCTATGGTGTGACTTGCACAGCCGCACTTTTGTATATAGGGATTCCTTTGCCGGCAATCAGTAGCAGTATTCATACAGCAGAGATGTTTTCCAGCGGCGCTTCCGGATTTAGCCACTATAAATTTGGGAATATCAATAAGAAATTATTCAAAAATATTTTGATTCCGGGAGTTATCGGAGCAGTTTTGGGTGCATTGCTTTTGTCTTATTTCGGGGAGAAATATGCCGGAATCATCAAACCGATTCTGGCAACATACACTTTCATCCTTGGAATCAGAATTTTGTTCAATGCTTTTAAGAAAAATAAGAAACGCAAAAAGACCAAAAGGGTTGGTTGGCTTGCTGGAGCTGGTGGTTTCTTGGATTCCTTTGGTGGTGGAGGCTGGGGACCATTAGTCACATCAACCTTGATTTCGAAAGGAAAAACCCCACGTTATATTATCGGAACAGTGAGTTTAACGGAGTTTTTTGTAACCTTCGCCAGTGCATTGACATTCTTTTCAGTCATCGGAATCAGTCATTGGCAATTGATTGCCGCTTTGATTTTAGGAGGCGTTCTAGCTGCTCCAATTGCTGCAAAACTGGCAGGGAAATTACCTCTTAAAGCAATGTTTGTCGGAGTAGGATTAATGGTTATAATCTGGAGTCTTAATGTTTTATTGAAGGCTCTGCATTTTATTTAA
- a CDS encoding sulfate adenylyltransferase subunit 1, whose protein sequence is MDILRFITAGSVDDGKSTLIGRLLYDSKNILIDQLEAVERASKFKNDGELDLALLTDGLRAEREQGITIDVAYKYFSTPKRKFIIADAPGHVQYTRNMITGASNSDLIIILIDARNGIIEQTKRHSIIASLLNIPNVVVAINKLDLVNYSEDIFNNIKNDYSEMAEQLSLNNVVYIPISALDGDNIVDKSENLNWYEGKTLLDYLESVELENTINLDKARFPVQYVIRPQTDELHDYRGYAGKISSGIYKVGDSVTILPSGTESKISAIEINQEKVEEAFAPQSVILHLENDIDISRGDLIVKSDDLPKIEQELEVLVCWMGDKPLKSGAKYLIQNNTTQVKGVIKEIEYKLDVNTLEKQEVEQVSLNEIVKLKLKTAKPLAYDSYKDLATNGGIIFIDESSFVTVGAGLIQ, encoded by the coding sequence ATGGACATATTAAGATTCATCACAGCAGGAAGTGTAGACGACGGAAAAAGCACACTGATAGGCAGATTATTATACGATAGCAAAAACATTCTGATAGACCAGTTGGAAGCTGTTGAACGCGCCAGCAAATTCAAGAATGATGGCGAACTTGATTTAGCTTTGTTAACAGATGGTTTGAGAGCAGAACGTGAACAGGGAATCACCATTGACGTGGCGTACAAATATTTCTCCACACCTAAAAGGAAATTTATTATTGCGGATGCACCCGGTCACGTTCAGTACACCCGAAATATGATTACCGGAGCCAGCAATTCGGATTTGATTATCATCCTGATTGACGCTCGAAACGGAATCATAGAACAAACCAAAAGGCATTCGATTATTGCATCATTACTTAACATTCCGAATGTTGTAGTGGCGATTAACAAACTGGATTTGGTTAATTATTCCGAAGACATTTTTAACAATATCAAAAATGACTATTCAGAAATGGCAGAACAGCTGTCATTGAATAATGTCGTTTATATTCCAATTTCGGCTTTAGATGGTGACAATATCGTTGATAAATCTGAAAACCTGAATTGGTATGAGGGAAAAACTTTATTGGATTATCTGGAATCTGTGGAATTGGAAAATACAATCAATCTGGACAAAGCGAGATTTCCGGTGCAATACGTCATTCGTCCTCAGACAGATGAACTTCACGATTACCGTGGTTACGCAGGGAAAATCTCCAGCGGAATCTACAAAGTTGGAGATTCGGTGACGATTTTACCTTCCGGAACTGAAAGTAAAATCTCAGCCATCGAAATCAATCAGGAAAAAGTAGAAGAAGCTTTTGCTCCTCAAAGTGTGATTTTGCATTTGGAAAATGATATTGATATCAGCCGTGGCGATTTGATTGTAAAATCCGACGACCTTCCAAAAATTGAACAGGAATTAGAAGTTCTCGTTTGCTGGATGGGCGATAAACCGCTGAAATCTGGTGCAAAATATTTGATTCAAAACAACACAACTCAAGTAAAAGGTGTCATCAAAGAAATTGAATACAAACTCGATGTCAATACTCTGGAAAAGCAGGAAGTGGAACAAGTTTCTCTCAACGAAATTGTAAAATTAAAATTAAAAACAGCAAAACCTTTGGCTTATGATTCTTACAAAGATTTGGCGACAAACGGCGGAATCATCTTTATCGATGAATCCAGTTTTGTAACAGTCGGTGCAGGTTTAATTCAATAA
- a CDS encoding ABC-F family ATP-binding cassette domain-containing protein — MNYVSAENLSKSYGVKILFKNINFHVNEGDKIAIVAKNGSGKSTLLKILMGKEIADSGTTVINKDIQVVLFDQEIDFDPKLSVEEFMMTLDSAPILALKKYHYALTSENPDDMEAALAEMEIHKAWDLENEMEQILSQLKITDLKAKMGTLSGGQIKRIALAKLLTETRAEHRHTLLIMDEPTNHLDVEMVEWLENYLSKAKITLLLVTHDRYFLDAVCDKIWEMEDGNLYLHNGSYATYLENKMIREDNLNSTIDKAQNLYRKELEWMRRQPKARTTKSKSRQDDFYETEKVAKTDTRKEKLELDFEMKRLGNKILELRDINKSYGEKVLFKDFSYQFQRGEKVGIVGKNGAGKSTLLNIIQGFEPKDSGEIETGETIKFGYFAQKGLQYKEDERVIDFIKEIGENFPLANGKTISASQFLRLFLFDDQTQYSPISKLSGGEKRRLHLMYILYQNPNFLIFDEPTNDLDLPTLTVLENFLQNFQGSLIIVSHDRYFMDRIVDHVLAFEGDGKIKEFVGNFSEYREHLKNEEKNPKEEKLEAGSRKSEDTTIPLNVTNQQSATNNQQPKKKLSFKEQHELETIEKEMPKLEEKRAGILEQLNNESDYDKISKLSSELESISGKLEEFEMRWLELQE, encoded by the coding sequence ATGAATTACGTTTCTGCAGAAAATCTTAGCAAATCATACGGCGTTAAAATCTTATTCAAAAATATCAATTTCCACGTGAACGAAGGCGACAAAATTGCTATCGTTGCCAAAAATGGGAGCGGAAAGTCTACCCTTCTGAAAATCCTGATGGGCAAAGAAATTGCCGACAGCGGAACAACGGTTATTAACAAAGACATTCAGGTAGTTTTGTTTGACCAGGAAATTGATTTTGACCCGAAATTGTCTGTAGAAGAATTTATGATGACTTTGGATTCTGCCCCAATTTTAGCTTTGAAAAAATACCATTACGCATTAACTTCTGAAAATCCTGATGATATGGAAGCGGCTTTGGCAGAGATGGAAATCCATAAGGCTTGGGATTTGGAAAACGAAATGGAACAAATCCTTTCTCAGCTCAAAATCACAGATTTGAAAGCGAAAATGGGAACGCTTTCCGGCGGACAAATCAAGAGAATTGCGCTTGCAAAACTTTTGACAGAAACCAGAGCTGAACATCGCCATACCTTATTGATTATGGATGAACCGACCAACCACTTGGATGTGGAAATGGTAGAATGGCTGGAAAACTATCTGAGTAAGGCTAAAATCACTTTGCTTCTCGTAACGCACGACCGTTACTTTTTGGATGCCGTTTGCGACAAGATCTGGGAAATGGAAGACGGCAATCTCTACCTACACAACGGAAGTTATGCGACTTATCTTGAGAACAAAATGATTCGTGAGGACAATCTGAACTCAACGATTGATAAAGCACAAAACCTTTACAGAAAGGAGTTGGAATGGATGAGACGACAGCCAAAAGCAAGAACCACGAAGTCCAAATCCAGACAAGATGACTTCTACGAAACCGAAAAAGTAGCGAAAACCGACACCAGAAAAGAAAAGCTGGAACTGGATTTCGAAATGAAAAGATTGGGAAATAAAATTCTTGAACTTCGGGACATCAATAAAAGTTATGGTGAGAAAGTTTTATTCAAAGATTTTTCTTACCAATTCCAAAGAGGTGAAAAAGTGGGAATCGTTGGAAAAAACGGTGCCGGAAAATCGACTTTACTGAATATCATCCAAGGTTTTGAACCAAAAGATTCCGGCGAAATAGAAACCGGAGAAACGATTAAATTCGGCTATTTTGCACAGAAAGGTTTGCAATATAAAGAGGACGAAAGAGTGATTGATTTCATAAAAGAAATCGGTGAGAATTTCCCTTTGGCTAATGGTAAAACCATCTCTGCTTCTCAGTTCTTAAGATTATTCTTGTTTGATGACCAAACGCAATATTCGCCCATTTCAAAATTGTCTGGTGGAGAAAAACGTCGTCTGCACTTGATGTATATTCTTTATCAAAACCCAAATTTCCTGATTTTTGATGAGCCGACGAATGATTTGGATTTGCCTACATTGACGGTTCTTGAGAATTTTCTTCAGAATTTCCAAGGCAGTTTAATCATCGTTTCGCACGACCGTTATTTTATGGACAGAATTGTGGACCACGTTCTGGCTTTTGAAGGTGACGGAAAAATCAAAGAATTTGTTGGGAATTTCTCAGAATACAGAGAACATCTGAAAAACGAGGAGAAAAATCCAAAAGAAGAAAAGTTGGAAGCTGGAAGTCGGAAGTCAGAAGATACAACGATTCCGCTCAATGTGACCAACCAACAATCAGCAACCAACAACCAGCAACCAAAAAAGAAATTATCTTTCAAAGAACAACACGAGTTGGAAACCATCGAGAAAGAAATGCCAAAGCTGGAAGAGAAAAGAGCCGGAATATTAGAACAACTCAACAACGAATCTGACTACGACAAAATCTCAAAACTATCTTCCGAATTAGAGTCGATTTCCGGAAAATTGGAAGAATTTGAAATGCGTTGGTTGGAGCTTCAGGAATAA
- a CDS encoding alpha/beta fold hydrolase, whose protein sequence is MKKILALIALFVFTISFAQVIDFGKNPEAGKILHLKDADIYYEVYGKGEPLFLLHGNGGSIDAFSKEIPELSKHFKVIAMDTRAQGKSTDISKEPLTYIKFADDVKALADELKFKKINILGWSDGGNTAIEFAIKYPKNTNKIVTSGANVFPNGVGENEVENMKKDAAKMRAENKPERDIRLLQLMIDEPKITKEQLNKIKAKVFVVAGENDLILRSHTEYIAKEIPNSKLKIFKGASHGVPVERAEELSKDVIEFIKN, encoded by the coding sequence ATGAAAAAAATATTAGCCTTAATCGCTCTGTTTGTTTTTACAATTTCTTTTGCTCAAGTTATAGACTTTGGTAAAAATCCTGAAGCTGGAAAGATTCTTCATCTAAAAGATGCGGATATCTATTATGAAGTTTACGGAAAAGGCGAACCGTTATTTTTACTTCACGGAAACGGAGGAAGTATCGATGCTTTTTCAAAAGAAATCCCTGAGCTTTCTAAGCATTTTAAAGTCATTGCAATGGATACGCGAGCTCAAGGAAAAAGCACAGATATTTCAAAAGAGCCTTTGACTTACATAAAATTTGCTGATGATGTGAAAGCTTTAGCCGATGAATTGAAATTCAAAAAAATCAATATTCTTGGCTGGAGTGATGGCGGAAATACAGCGATTGAATTTGCTATCAAATATCCAAAAAATACAAATAAAATTGTCACAAGCGGCGCCAACGTTTTCCCCAATGGAGTAGGTGAAAATGAAGTGGAAAATATGAAAAAGGATGCTGCAAAAATGAGAGCGGAAAACAAACCAGAACGTGATATCAGATTACTTCAATTGATGATTGATGAACCAAAAATCACCAAAGAACAACTCAATAAAATCAAAGCGAAAGTTTTCGTTGTTGCTGGAGAAAACGATTTAATTCTTCGTTCTCACACCGAATATATTGCAAAAGAAATCCCAAACTCTAAACTAAAAATTTTCAAAGGTGCTTCTCACGGTGTTCCTGTTGAAAGAGCAGAGGAGTTGAGTAAAGATGTGATTGAATTTATAAAGAATTAA